In Thalassotalea sp. Sam97, a single window of DNA contains:
- the rplT gene encoding 50S ribosomal protein L20, with amino-acid sequence MARVKRGVVARRSHKKILKQAKGYYGARSRVYRVAFQAVTKAGQYAYRDRRQRKRQFRQLWIARINAAARQNGLSYSKFINGLKKASIEIDRKILADIAVYDKAAFTVLVEKAQAAL; translated from the coding sequence ATGGCAAGAGTAAAACGCGGTGTAGTAGCACGTCGTTCTCACAAGAAAATCCTAAAGCAAGCGAAAGGTTACTACGGTGCTCGTAGTCGCGTATATCGCGTTGCTTTCCAAGCTGTAACCAAAGCTGGTCAATACGCATACCGTGACCGTCGTCAACGTAAGCGTCAATTCCGTCAACTTTGGATTGCTCGTATCAACGCAGCAGCTCGTCAAAATGGTTTATCTTACAGCAAGTTCATCAACGGCTTGAAAAAAGCTTCGATTGAAATTGACCGTAAGATCCTAGCTGACATCGCAGTATACGATAAAGCAGCTTTCACTGTACTTGTAGAAAAAGCGCAAGCGGCTCTATAA
- a CDS encoding Na+/H+ antiporter NhaC family protein, producing MELNDFSHSMLSVLPALLALMLAIITRKVIIALGLGILLGALLLNNFDLLSSASYVASTVGGVFIEDGGINSWNMSIIAFLLLLGMITSLLSVSGATLAFANWAMSKIKSKRGAKLLAAFLGVFIFVDDYFNSLAVGTVSRPVTDRYKVSRAKLAYILDSTAAPMCILMPLSSWGAYIMTIMAGILATHGITEYSPLSAYLAAIPMNFYAVFALLLVFAVIIFDINVGAMSRHEHSASQGHDLAKVDVADNTPKSATLVNAKASDLILPILLMVIATVGFMIYTGAQALAGDNKAFNLFAAFENTDVGMSLVYGALVGLAATLISVLRQRIAAKDIFIAAKNGAHSMLGAILILLFAWTIGSVIGDMKTGSYLSSLTQGNIDLAWLPVLLFVLSGFMAFSTGTSWGTFGIMLPIAGDMAAAADITLMLPMLSAVLAGSVFGDHCSPISDTTILSSTGARCHHIDHVTTQLPYALSIAAISAVGFIVVGFTLSTSMAFLVTSLFFVGLVGLLRLISLGNEQDKQANAS from the coding sequence ATGGAATTAAACGATTTTTCACACTCTATGCTGTCGGTATTACCGGCTCTTTTGGCATTGATGCTCGCCATCATCACCCGTAAAGTTATTATTGCTTTAGGGCTTGGTATTTTATTGGGCGCATTGTTACTCAACAATTTTGATCTACTCAGTAGTGCCTCGTACGTCGCCTCGACTGTCGGCGGTGTCTTTATCGAAGACGGCGGTATCAACAGTTGGAACATGTCCATTATTGCCTTCTTATTGCTACTTGGCATGATCACCTCACTGTTAAGCGTCAGTGGCGCTACCCTCGCCTTTGCCAACTGGGCAATGAGTAAAATTAAAAGCAAACGCGGTGCTAAGTTATTAGCTGCGTTTCTTGGCGTCTTTATTTTTGTCGACGACTACTTTAACTCACTTGCAGTTGGTACCGTCTCTCGTCCAGTTACTGATCGGTACAAAGTCTCACGAGCAAAACTCGCCTATATTCTCGACTCAACCGCGGCGCCGATGTGTATATTAATGCCGTTATCATCATGGGGTGCCTACATTATGACCATTATGGCCGGCATTTTAGCAACCCATGGGATCACAGAATATTCACCTTTAAGTGCCTACTTAGCGGCAATTCCAATGAATTTTTATGCGGTTTTTGCCCTGCTACTGGTGTTCGCGGTGATCATTTTTGATATCAATGTCGGGGCAATGTCTCGTCATGAGCACAGCGCCAGTCAAGGCCACGATCTAGCAAAAGTTGATGTGGCAGATAACACGCCAAAAAGTGCGACGTTAGTAAATGCAAAAGCCAGTGATTTAATCTTACCTATTTTGCTCATGGTCATTGCCACCGTTGGCTTTATGATTTATACCGGCGCGCAAGCGTTGGCTGGCGATAATAAAGCGTTTAACTTATTCGCAGCTTTTGAAAATACCGATGTGGGAATGTCATTGGTGTATGGTGCATTAGTCGGCCTTGCGGCGACACTGATAAGTGTTTTGCGTCAGCGCATTGCTGCAAAAGATATCTTTATCGCCGCTAAAAATGGCGCGCATTCGATGCTAGGTGCGATTTTAATCTTATTGTTTGCCTGGACCATAGGTAGTGTTATCGGCGATATGAAAACCGGCAGCTATTTGTCATCGTTAACGCAAGGTAATATCGACTTAGCGTGGCTACCAGTACTGCTGTTTGTTTTATCGGGCTTTATGGCATTTTCAACCGGTACCTCATGGGGCACTTTCGGAATTATGCTGCCTATTGCTGGCGATATGGCCGCGGCTGCCGACATTACCTTGATGCTACCTATGCTATCGGCAGTATTAGCTGGCTCGGTATTTGGTGATCACTGCTCGCCGATATCCGATACCACCATATTGTCGTCAACCGGCGCGCGCTGTCACCACATTGATCACGTGACCACGCAATTGCCGTATGCACTGTCTATCGCCGCTATTTCTGCTGTTGGCTTTATTGTCGTTGGCTTTACCCTATCGACGAGCATGGCGTTTTTAGTCACTAGTTTGTTCTTTGTTGGACTAGTGGGCTTATTGCGCTTGATAAGCCTTGGTAACGAACAAGACAAACAAGCCAATGCTTCGTAA
- the infC gene encoding translation initiation factor IF-3, whose protein sequence is MEEQTIKGGQKGGRKEPQHKLNGEITAQEIRLIGADGEPAGVVSLSEALEAAEVAGVDLVEISPTAKPPVCRVMDYGKFLYEKSKEQKEQRKKQKQIQVKEIKFRPGTDEGDYQVKLRNLKRFLEGGDKAKVTLRFRGREMAHQELGIELLNRVKADLQDIAQVESFPSRVEGRQMVMVLAPIKR, encoded by the coding sequence TTGGAGGAACAGACTATTAAAGGTGGTCAGAAAGGCGGTCGTAAAGAACCGCAACACAAGTTAAACGGCGAAATTACCGCTCAGGAAATTCGCTTAATTGGCGCAGATGGTGAACCAGCAGGTGTGGTTTCATTAAGCGAAGCATTAGAGGCAGCGGAAGTTGCAGGCGTAGACTTAGTGGAAATCAGTCCAACGGCCAAGCCGCCAGTTTGTCGTGTAATGGATTACGGTAAGTTCTTATACGAAAAGTCAAAAGAACAGAAAGAGCAACGTAAAAAGCAAAAACAGATCCAGGTTAAGGAAATTAAATTCCGTCCTGGCACTGACGAAGGCGACTATCAGGTAAAACTACGCAACCTGAAGCGCTTTTTAGAAGGTGGGGATAAGGCCAAGGTAACATTACGTTTCCGTGGTCGTGAAATGGCCCACCAGGAGTTAGGTATTGAATTGCTAAATCGTGTTAAAGCGGATTTGCAAGACATCGCTCAAGTCGAATCTTTCCCATCTCGCGTGGAAGGTCGTCAAATGGTGATGGTACTGGCTCCAATTAAAAGATAA
- a CDS encoding methyltransferase domain-containing protein → MKPALAFAQLKKPKTWQDMSSGLLIKKHIEKSLEPWWQRAFGYHMLKLGQLSSQIESQQAKIPHQINVCESPLVADVVAEIDDLPFVQQSIDLCLLTLQLEYAVDPHHILREADRVLIANGYMVIAGINPWSLAGVNKLIPYRRQQLPWQGRFFTPMRVKDWLNLLGYEIVDDQRILFSGLHNKQRDDRWWFKKLQTIGQSYLPLFCSVYVIVAKKRVQPLTPIRPKWQLRHKFRPINVSTIGQNRHI, encoded by the coding sequence ATGAAACCAGCACTGGCGTTTGCACAACTTAAGAAGCCAAAAACGTGGCAAGATATGTCATCTGGTTTGTTGATCAAAAAGCATATTGAGAAATCACTTGAACCATGGTGGCAACGCGCATTTGGCTATCACATGCTCAAACTGGGTCAACTTAGCAGTCAAATAGAGTCACAACAGGCAAAAATACCCCATCAAATCAACGTCTGTGAATCGCCATTAGTCGCCGATGTGGTTGCTGAAATAGATGATTTACCCTTTGTCCAGCAGAGTATCGATTTATGTCTATTAACATTGCAGCTTGAGTACGCGGTAGATCCTCATCATATTCTTCGTGAAGCCGATAGGGTATTAATTGCCAATGGTTATATGGTTATTGCTGGTATTAATCCTTGGTCGTTAGCTGGGGTGAATAAGCTCATACCTTATCGACGTCAGCAATTGCCTTGGCAGGGGCGATTCTTTACGCCGATGCGTGTTAAAGATTGGCTAAATCTACTCGGTTATGAAATTGTCGATGATCAGCGGATTTTATTTTCAGGACTGCATAACAAGCAGCGCGACGATCGTTGGTGGTTTAAAAAATTACAAACAATAGGTCAGTCATATTTGCCATTGTTTTGTTCTGTTTATGTTATTGTTGCTAAAAAGCGGGTTCAGCCTTTAACGCCTATTCGCCCTAAGTGGCAATTACGGCATAAGTTTCGTCCTATTAATGTCTCGACCATTGGCCAAAACCGCCATATCTAA
- a CDS encoding phosphoribosylaminoimidazolesuccinocarboxamide synthase yields the protein MSLANKVLAVNNDLPIRTNLPVHSGKVRSVYWLTEEDSRRLIIEKGYDVAKNTPLAIMVISDRISAFDCIWHGENDMRGVPGKGAALNAISNHWFKLFKENGLADSHILDIPHPFVWIVQKATPVKIEAICRSYITGSMWRAYEKGEREFCGIEIGEGLQRDQKLDELLITPSTKGILEGIEGVPAQDDVNITRKNIEDNFEAFNFKEQADIDLYEKLLKDGFNVISNELAKIDQIFVDTKFEFGYVKDAAGNDKLIYMDEVGTPDSSRIWDGEQYRAGKVVENSKEGFRQLLLNYFPDADILLNKDRMDEREALARDNALPEEVLMQVSNTYTGIAEKITGEKIVISDDPKAEIVKILKEQYDLIA from the coding sequence ATGAGCCTTGCTAACAAAGTACTAGCCGTCAATAATGACTTACCAATTCGCACTAATTTACCTGTTCACAGTGGTAAGGTGCGCTCTGTTTACTGGTTAACAGAAGAAGATAGCCGCCGTCTGATTATTGAAAAGGGCTATGATGTTGCCAAAAACACACCTCTAGCGATTATGGTCATCTCTGACCGTATTTCTGCCTTCGATTGTATCTGGCACGGTGAAAATGACATGCGTGGCGTACCAGGTAAAGGTGCAGCACTTAATGCCATTTCAAACCACTGGTTTAAACTGTTTAAAGAAAACGGTTTGGCGGACAGCCATATCCTAGATATTCCACACCCATTTGTATGGATTGTGCAAAAAGCAACACCGGTAAAAATCGAAGCGATTTGTCGTAGTTACATCACAGGTTCAATGTGGCGCGCGTATGAAAAAGGTGAGCGCGAGTTCTGTGGCATCGAAATTGGCGAAGGCTTACAGCGCGATCAAAAGCTAGATGAGTTGTTAATTACCCCGTCAACCAAAGGTATTCTTGAAGGTATTGAAGGTGTTCCAGCGCAAGACGATGTCAACATTACTCGCAAGAACATTGAAGATAACTTCGAGGCGTTTAACTTTAAAGAACAAGCAGATATCGACTTGTACGAGAAGCTTTTGAAAGATGGTTTTAATGTTATCTCTAATGAATTAGCGAAGATTGACCAGATTTTTGTCGATACCAAGTTTGAATTTGGTTACGTAAAAGATGCTGCTGGTAATGATAAACTGATCTACATGGATGAAGTGGGTACACCTGATTCGTCTCGAATTTGGGATGGTGAGCAATACCGTGCTGGTAAGGTTGTCGAAAACTCGAAAGAAGGTTTCCGCCAGTTATTACTTAACTACTTCCCAGATGCAGATATCTTATTAAATAAAGACCGCATGGATGAGCGTGAAGCGCTTGCGCGTGATAATGCCTTACCTGAAGAGGTATTAATGCAAGTGTCAAATACCTACACAGGTATTGCAGAGAAAATCACTGGTGAGAAAATAGTGATCAGTGACGATCCCAAAGCCGAAATTGTTAAGATTTTAAAAGAGCAATACGATCTTATTGCTTAA
- the speB gene encoding agmatinase, with protein sequence MQDLFNKVDDSLYSNAMTFMRRPLVQQPVEHNADVVVLGVPLDMATSGRPGARFGPEGIRRASVNLSWEHNKFPWGFDVFSQTSVIDAGDLVFNTGDAEDLTIRLEAAANAILQSGKTLLSLGGDHFITLPLLRAHQRKYGKMALIHFDAHTDTSSHGSKYDHGAMFHHAPIEGLICQDHSIQIGIRTDYNPDDHGFMVINALQANDMSVNDIVAKVKQRVGDMPVYLTFDIDCLDPAFAPGTGTPVCGGINSDKILKVLRAFQGINIVGMDVVEVAPAYDCSDITALAGATIALELLYVWTANRMAK encoded by the coding sequence ATGCAAGACTTATTTAATAAAGTAGACGATTCCCTTTACTCTAATGCGATGACGTTTATGCGCCGACCATTGGTGCAACAACCGGTAGAGCACAACGCCGACGTGGTGGTACTCGGAGTACCGCTTGATATGGCGACATCCGGCCGCCCAGGTGCTCGTTTTGGCCCTGAAGGGATCCGCCGAGCGTCCGTTAATTTGTCATGGGAGCATAATAAATTTCCATGGGGCTTTGATGTGTTTAGCCAAACTTCGGTGATTGATGCTGGCGATTTGGTGTTTAATACCGGTGATGCCGAAGACTTAACGATACGCTTAGAAGCGGCTGCCAATGCCATATTGCAAAGTGGCAAAACCTTATTATCGCTTGGTGGCGATCACTTTATTACCTTACCTTTATTGCGGGCGCATCAACGCAAGTACGGAAAAATGGCTCTGATCCATTTTGATGCACATACCGACACATCAAGCCATGGCAGTAAGTATGATCATGGAGCTATGTTTCATCATGCACCAATCGAAGGATTGATTTGCCAAGATCATTCGATACAAATTGGAATTCGCACCGATTACAACCCAGATGATCACGGATTTATGGTGATTAATGCGTTGCAAGCTAATGATATGAGTGTAAATGACATTGTTGCGAAGGTGAAACAACGTGTGGGTGATATGCCGGTGTATCTAACGTTCGATATCGACTGTCTTGATCCTGCTTTTGCCCCAGGTACCGGAACCCCAGTATGCGGTGGCATTAATTCTGATAAAATTTTAAAAGTCTTACGCGCCTTCCAAGGGATAAATATTGTCGGTATGGATGTGGTCGAAGTGGCGCCCGCGTACGATTGTAGTGATATCACTGCACTTGCCGGTGCAACCATCGCCTTAGAGTTATTGTACGTTTGGACGGCAAATCGCATGGCTAAATAA
- the gloB gene encoding hydroxyacylglutathione hydrolase, whose translation MFQVQAIDAFNDNYIWCITSSASKHCVLVDPGDANVCIEYIEKNHLTLVSILLTHHHNDHVGGVGELRDFTNQQQHSLRVYGPSLEATQHSDVQVREGDTVELFDNQLTLNVIDLPGHTLGHIGFYNQDWLFCGDTLFSGGCGRLFEGSAEQLYTSLNKLTQLPESTHVYCAHEYTLANLRFAETLEPDNQQLADYITIVEKKRAQNERTIPSNIGLEKQINPFLRTHLHPVEQAVLKAKRELDEQKTYKHWEVFAMMRALKDSF comes from the coding sequence GTGTTTCAGGTCCAGGCCATTGATGCATTCAACGATAACTATATATGGTGTATTACCTCGAGTGCAAGCAAGCATTGCGTTCTTGTTGATCCGGGTGATGCCAACGTATGTATCGAATATATAGAGAAAAATCACTTAACATTAGTATCGATTTTGCTGACCCATCACCATAACGATCATGTCGGCGGCGTCGGTGAGTTACGAGATTTTACCAATCAACAACAACATTCATTACGCGTCTATGGTCCATCGTTAGAAGCAACACAGCACAGCGACGTGCAAGTACGAGAAGGCGATACGGTCGAATTATTTGATAATCAACTAACACTGAACGTTATTGATTTACCCGGCCACACCTTAGGGCACATTGGTTTTTATAACCAAGATTGGTTATTCTGTGGCGATACCTTGTTCTCTGGGGGTTGCGGAAGACTGTTTGAAGGCAGTGCTGAGCAGCTCTATACATCTTTAAACAAATTAACACAATTACCAGAGTCGACCCATGTTTACTGCGCTCACGAGTATACACTAGCGAATTTGCGCTTTGCTGAAACACTTGAGCCAGATAACCAACAACTTGCTGATTACATTACTATTGTAGAAAAAAAACGAGCTCAAAATGAGCGCACGATCCCGTCAAACATTGGCTTAGAAAAACAAATTAACCCTTTTTTAAGAACCCATTTACACCCTGTTGAACAGGCTGTTTTAAAGGCCAAACGAGAACTGGACGAACAAAAAACGTACAAACACTGGGAAGTTTTTGCTATGATGCGCGCTTTGAAAGACAGCTTCTAA
- the thrS gene encoding threonine--tRNA ligase codes for MPIITLPDGSQRSFDNDVSIMQVAADIGSGLAKATIAGRVNGELKDACELISEDSELQLITSKDAEGLEIIRHSCAHLLGHAIKQLWPDTKMAIGPVIDNGFYYDVDLEHKLNDEDLAKLEKRMQELAKKNYDVVKKTVSWQEAREAFAARGETYKIEILDENISRDDTPGLYHHEEYIDMCRGPHVPNMKHCHHFKLMNVAGAYWRGNSDNKMLQRIYGTAWADKKALKAYIQRLAEAEKRDHRKIGKSLDLFHWQEEAPGMVFWHNDGWTIYTELERFVREKLHEYDYDEVKGPMMMDRSLWEKSGHWDKYADNMFTTESEKREYAIKPMNCPGHVQIFNQGLKSYRDLPLRMAEFGCCHRNEPSGALHGLMRVRGFTQDDAHIFCTEDQVQDEVSKCIKMVYDVYSSFGFTDIMVKLSTRPEKRIGSDEIWDKAELGLANALKANDIAFEYQPGEGAFYGPKIEFTLLDCLGRHWQCGTVQLDFALPGRLGATYVGEDGERHVPVMIHRAILGSLERFIGILIEEYEGKFPLWLSPMQVSVMNITDKQAEYCQQVVKKLKENGFRAKADLRNEKIGFKIREHTLKRVPYLLVAGDKEMEAGEIAIRTRSGEDLGKLSVDEFIAKITEEVNART; via the coding sequence ATGCCTATCATTACGCTTCCTGACGGCAGTCAGCGCAGTTTCGACAACGACGTTTCTATTATGCAAGTGGCAGCCGATATCGGTTCAGGCCTTGCAAAAGCGACCATCGCTGGTCGTGTTAATGGCGAGCTAAAAGATGCTTGCGAACTTATCAGCGAAGACAGCGAACTGCAGCTTATCACCTCTAAAGACGCCGAAGGATTAGAGATTATTCGCCACTCATGTGCGCATTTATTGGGTCACGCAATTAAACAACTATGGCCTGACACAAAAATGGCGATTGGTCCGGTTATCGATAACGGCTTCTATTACGACGTTGACTTAGAACATAAGCTAAACGATGAAGACCTAGCAAAGCTTGAAAAGCGTATGCAGGAATTAGCTAAGAAAAACTACGACGTTGTGAAAAAGACCGTGTCATGGCAAGAAGCACGCGAAGCATTTGCTGCACGCGGTGAAACGTACAAAATTGAAATTTTAGACGAGAATATCTCGCGTGATGATACCCCTGGTTTGTATCACCATGAAGAGTACATTGACATGTGCCGTGGTCCACACGTACCAAACATGAAGCACTGTCACCACTTTAAACTGATGAATGTTGCCGGTGCGTACTGGCGTGGTAACTCAGACAACAAGATGTTACAGCGTATCTACGGTACTGCTTGGGCAGATAAAAAAGCCCTTAAAGCGTACATTCAACGTTTAGCTGAAGCTGAAAAACGTGATCACCGTAAAATTGGTAAGTCATTAGACTTATTCCATTGGCAAGAAGAAGCGCCGGGTATGGTGTTTTGGCACAACGACGGTTGGACGATTTATACTGAACTTGAACGCTTTGTTCGTGAAAAATTACACGAGTATGATTACGATGAAGTAAAAGGCCCAATGATGATGGACCGCAGTTTGTGGGAAAAATCAGGTCACTGGGACAAATACGCCGACAACATGTTTACCACAGAGTCGGAAAAGCGTGAATATGCTATTAAGCCAATGAACTGTCCAGGTCACGTTCAAATCTTTAATCAAGGTTTAAAATCGTACCGTGACTTGCCATTACGTATGGCAGAATTTGGTTGCTGTCACCGTAATGAACCAAGTGGTGCATTGCACGGTTTAATGCGCGTTCGTGGTTTTACTCAAGATGATGCACACATTTTCTGTACTGAAGATCAAGTACAAGACGAAGTGAGTAAGTGTATCAAAATGGTATACGACGTGTATTCGTCGTTTGGCTTTACCGATATCATGGTTAAACTATCAACGCGCCCTGAAAAACGTATTGGTAGCGATGAGATTTGGGACAAAGCCGAGCTTGGTTTGGCCAATGCGCTTAAAGCTAACGACATTGCGTTTGAATACCAACCGGGTGAAGGTGCTTTCTACGGTCCGAAAATTGAGTTCACATTACTTGATTGTTTAGGTCGCCATTGGCAATGTGGTACGGTACAATTAGACTTTGCTCTACCAGGCCGTTTAGGTGCAACGTATGTTGGTGAAGATGGTGAACGTCACGTTCCTGTTATGATTCACCGTGCTATTTTAGGTTCACTTGAGCGTTTCATTGGTATTCTTATTGAAGAATATGAAGGCAAGTTCCCACTGTGGTTATCACCTATGCAGGTTTCGGTGATGAATATTACCGACAAGCAAGCGGAATATTGTCAACAAGTTGTAAAAAAACTGAAAGAAAATGGTTTTAGAGCAAAAGCAGACTTGCGTAATGAGAAGATAGGCTTTAAAATTCGCGAGCATACACTAAAACGTGTTCCTTATTTATTGGTTGCCGGTGATAAGGAAATGGAAGCAGGCGAAATTGCCATCCGTACACGTAGTGGTGAAGATTTAGGAAAATTGTCTGTAGACGAGTTTATTGCGAAAATCACAGAAGAAGTGAACGCTCGTACTTAA
- a CDS encoding LysM peptidoglycan-binding domain-containing protein, whose product MKKILIPLSLAVLVGCQSANQPSTSSSNINDNIVANNVDIFEALYADESANVIHPKDDVDIPLADQDELVVVDNIWDRIRNQLSFDIPDNAQVRAHRNWYAKHQKYLDRVAKRAEPFIYYVTEELEKHDMPIELVLLPVVESAYDPFAYSHGSASGMWQFLSGTGKQFGLQQDWWYDGRRDVAASTQAAIKYLKYLNERFDGDWLLALAAYNSGQGRVSRAMKANARKGKPTDFWHLKLPKETRDYVPKLLALAEIVKDPQRFNVELYAIANKPVISSVDIGSQLDLALAADMADLTVDELHALNPGFNRWATAPDGPHSLLLPNNKVEAFQQRLAKLEEKDRLSWQRYRIKSGDSLSVIARRFNTTVTVIKEANNMADNSIRTGKYLLIPTATQSLDRYKSYEQVRLSKLSKKGSGKKLVHTVQRGDTLWDIGQKYKVSSKQIAKWNGFAPKDMLRLGQKLTIWTNANDNAKKSASGNTVVRNINYRVKSGDSLARIANKFNVSIGDIEKWNNLNRGKYLQPGQMLKLSVNITSI is encoded by the coding sequence ATGAAGAAGATTTTAATTCCCCTTTCATTAGCGGTATTAGTGGGGTGTCAAAGCGCTAATCAACCGTCGACTTCATCATCGAATATAAATGACAACATTGTCGCTAACAATGTCGATATTTTCGAAGCATTGTATGCTGATGAGTCAGCGAACGTTATTCACCCAAAAGACGATGTGGATATTCCACTGGCCGATCAAGACGAATTGGTCGTTGTCGACAACATCTGGGATCGTATTCGTAACCAGCTTAGTTTCGACATTCCAGATAATGCTCAAGTACGCGCACACCGTAATTGGTATGCTAAACATCAAAAGTACTTAGATCGTGTGGCAAAGCGTGCCGAGCCGTTTATCTATTACGTAACCGAAGAGCTCGAAAAGCATGATATGCCAATTGAGTTGGTATTATTACCCGTCGTAGAAAGTGCCTACGACCCGTTTGCCTATTCACACGGTAGTGCTTCGGGTATGTGGCAGTTTTTATCTGGTACGGGTAAACAATTTGGTTTACAGCAAGACTGGTGGTATGACGGCCGACGTGATGTTGCTGCATCAACGCAAGCTGCCATTAAGTACCTTAAGTACTTAAACGAACGCTTTGACGGCGACTGGTTATTAGCCCTTGCGGCATATAACTCAGGTCAAGGCCGAGTGTCTCGTGCCATGAAAGCCAATGCGCGCAAAGGTAAACCGACTGACTTTTGGCACTTAAAATTGCCAAAAGAAACGCGTGACTATGTGCCAAAATTACTCGCACTTGCTGAGATTGTAAAAGACCCACAACGCTTTAATGTGGAGTTATATGCCATTGCCAACAAGCCGGTGATTTCATCGGTTGATATTGGCTCACAGCTCGATTTAGCATTGGCTGCTGACATGGCTGATTTAACGGTTGACGAGTTACATGCATTGAACCCTGGTTTTAACCGTTGGGCGACCGCGCCAGATGGACCGCACTCTTTGTTGTTACCAAACAATAAAGTGGAGGCTTTTCAACAGCGCCTTGCAAAACTGGAAGAAAAAGACCGTTTAAGCTGGCAACGTTACAGAATCAAGAGTGGCGACAGCTTGTCGGTAATCGCTCGTCGTTTTAACACAACGGTGACGGTTATCAAAGAAGCCAACAACATGGCGGATAACAGCATTCGCACCGGTAAATACTTGTTGATCCCAACAGCAACGCAATCGCTGGATCGTTACAAGTCATATGAACAAGTGCGTTTGTCAAAACTTTCAAAAAAAGGCAGTGGCAAAAAATTGGTTCATACCGTGCAACGAGGCGATACGCTATGGGATATTGGTCAAAAATATAAGGTCAGTAGTAAGCAAATTGCTAAATGGAATGGTTTCGCACCAAAGGACATGTTGCGTCTTGGACAAAAGCTCACCATTTGGACCAACGCTAATGATAACGCGAAAAAGAGTGCCTCAGGAAATACGGTTGTTCGCAACATTAACTACCGCGTTAAATCAGGTGACTCGTTAGCTCGTATTGCCAATAAGTTTAATGTGTCGATTGGTGACATTGAAAAATGGAACAATCTCAATCGAGGCAAATACCTACAACCTGGGCAAATGCTAAAACTATCAGTAAACATTACCAGTATTTAA
- the rpmI gene encoding 50S ribosomal protein L35: MPKMKSNKGAAKRFKKTASGGFKCKQAGLRHILTKRRTKVKRHLRAKSMVAASDIKSVVSMLPYA, translated from the coding sequence ATGCCTAAAATGAAAAGCAATAAAGGTGCAGCTAAGCGCTTTAAGAAAACTGCTTCTGGCGGTTTCAAATGCAAACAAGCCGGTCTACGTCACATCTTAACTAAGAGACGTACCAAAGTTAAGCGTCACTTACGTGCAAAATCAATGGTTGCTGCTTCTGATATCAAATCAGTAGTATCAATGTTGCCTTACGCTTAA